A DNA window from Streptomyces sp. CA-278952 contains the following coding sequences:
- a CDS encoding DegT/DnrJ/EryC1/StrS family aminotransferase: MTSINEQPIPAARPVIGEDEIEAAVRVLRSGRVVQGPEVAAFEEGFSRLVDDRHCVAVNSGTSALHLLLLALGIGPGDEVIVPSFSFAASANAVRLVGADVVFADIEPGSFGLDPAAVEAAITPRTAAIMPVHLYGHPAAMDKLMPIADKHKLAVVEDACQAHAAALNGTPVGAFGAGGTFSFYPTKNMHSLEGGMVTTADAELARTLRLLRNQGMEQRYANEIVGANMRMTDVNAAVGRVQLAKVEGWTEQRRANAAYFDANITAPSVTLPPVAEGARHIYHQYTVRISGDRDAAMAKLTEAGIGNAVYYPTPIHRLKPYWEPDQKAGRTWDLPETERAAAEVVSLPVHPSLAEGDLERIVAAVNSLGENL; encoded by the coding sequence ATGACGAGCATCAACGAGCAGCCGATTCCTGCTGCCCGCCCGGTCATCGGGGAAGACGAGATCGAGGCCGCGGTACGCGTGCTGCGCAGCGGTCGCGTCGTGCAGGGACCGGAGGTCGCGGCCTTCGAGGAGGGCTTCTCCCGCCTGGTCGACGACCGGCACTGCGTCGCCGTCAACTCGGGGACCTCAGCCCTCCACCTGCTGCTGCTGGCCCTGGGCATCGGCCCCGGCGACGAGGTGATCGTTCCTTCCTTCTCCTTCGCCGCCTCCGCGAACGCGGTCCGCCTCGTCGGCGCCGACGTGGTGTTCGCCGACATCGAGCCGGGCAGCTTCGGCCTCGACCCGGCGGCGGTCGAAGCCGCGATCACCCCCCGCACCGCCGCGATCATGCCGGTGCACCTCTACGGCCACCCCGCCGCGATGGACAAGCTCATGCCCATCGCCGACAAGCACAAGCTCGCCGTCGTCGAGGACGCCTGCCAGGCCCACGCCGCGGCGCTGAACGGCACCCCCGTCGGCGCGTTCGGCGCTGGCGGCACCTTCAGCTTCTACCCGACCAAGAACATGCACTCCCTCGAGGGCGGCATGGTCACGACGGCCGACGCCGAACTGGCCCGCACCCTGCGTCTGCTGCGCAACCAGGGCATGGAGCAGCGGTACGCCAACGAGATCGTCGGCGCCAACATGCGGATGACGGACGTCAACGCCGCCGTCGGACGCGTACAGCTCGCCAAGGTCGAGGGCTGGACCGAGCAGCGCCGTGCCAACGCCGCCTACTTCGACGCCAACATCACCGCCCCGAGCGTCACCCTGCCACCGGTCGCCGAGGGCGCCCGGCACATCTACCACCAGTACACCGTGCGGATCAGCGGTGACCGGGACGCCGCGATGGCGAAGCTCACCGAGGCGGGCATCGGCAACGCGGTCTACTACCCGACGCCGATCCACCGGCTCAAGCCCTACTGGGAGCCGGACCAGAAGGCCGGCCGCACCTGGGACCTGCCCGAGACCGAGCGGGCCGCCGCCGAGGTCGTCTCGCTGCCCGTCCACCCCTCGCTCGCCGAGGGCGACCTGGAGCGGATCGTCGCAGCGGTGAACTCCCTGGGAGAGAACCTGTGA
- a CDS encoding Gfo/Idh/MocA family protein: MSTVLKAGLIGLGSMGRHHARVLASLEGVELVGVVDPMGDKNGWAQGAPVLATVEELIALGIDYAVVACPTALHEEVGLQLADAGVSALIEKPLADTVEGARRLVDAFESRGLVAGVGHIERCNPALLSLRARLEAGELGDVYQVVTRRQGPFPHRIADVGVVKDLATHDIDLTGWVTGRTYASIAAHTVSKSGRPHEDMVSAVGQLSDGTMVNHLVNWLSPLKERFTSVTGERGCFIADTLTADLTFHSNAAVTTEWEALRAFRGVSEGDMIRYAIPKREPLLVEHELFRDAVQGKPADICTLRQGLRTVEVAASVLESATSGTTVLLPADQEQEPRR, encoded by the coding sequence GTGAGCACCGTACTGAAGGCCGGACTCATCGGCCTCGGCTCCATGGGCCGCCACCACGCCCGCGTCCTCGCGAGCCTGGAGGGTGTCGAGCTGGTCGGCGTCGTCGACCCGATGGGCGACAAGAACGGCTGGGCCCAGGGCGCCCCCGTCCTCGCCACCGTCGAGGAGCTCATCGCCCTCGGCATCGACTACGCCGTCGTGGCCTGCCCGACCGCGCTGCACGAGGAGGTCGGCCTCCAGCTCGCCGACGCCGGTGTCAGCGCCCTGATCGAGAAGCCGCTCGCCGACACCGTCGAGGGCGCCCGCCGCCTCGTCGACGCGTTCGAGTCGCGCGGCCTGGTGGCCGGCGTCGGCCACATCGAGCGCTGCAACCCGGCGCTCCTCTCGCTCCGCGCCCGCCTGGAGGCCGGCGAGCTGGGCGACGTCTACCAGGTGGTCACGCGCCGCCAGGGCCCGTTCCCGCACCGGATCGCCGACGTCGGCGTGGTCAAGGACCTGGCCACCCACGACATCGACCTGACGGGCTGGGTCACGGGCCGGACGTACGCCTCGATCGCCGCCCACACCGTCTCCAAGTCCGGCCGCCCGCACGAGGACATGGTCTCGGCCGTGGGCCAGCTGTCCGACGGCACGATGGTCAACCACCTGGTCAACTGGCTGAGCCCGCTCAAGGAACGCTTCACCTCGGTCACCGGTGAGCGCGGCTGCTTCATCGCCGACACCCTCACCGCCGACCTCACCTTCCACTCCAACGCCGCGGTCACCACCGAGTGGGAGGCGCTGCGCGCCTTCCGCGGGGTCTCCGAGGGCGACATGATCCGGTACGCCATCCCCAAGCGCGAGCCGCTGCTCGTCGAGCACGAGCTGTTCCGCGACGCCGTACAGGGCAAGCCGGCCGACATCTGCACCCTGCGCCAGGGGCTCCGTACGGTAGAGGTGGCCGCCTCCGTGCTGGAATCCGCCACCAGCGGCACCACGGTGCTGCTCCCGGCGGACCAGGAGCAGGAGCCCAGAAGGTGA
- a CDS encoding glycosyltransferase family 2 protein, whose translation MTTPDVTVVVAVYNTMPYLTECLDSLVGQSIGHERLQVVAVDDGSTDDSGKELDRFAQRYPDVFTVVHQPNSGGPAAPSNRALDLATGRFVYFIGSDDHLGEEALERMVACADANGSDVVVGKMVGTNGRYVHQKLYTGNRDVTLDDSALPFTLANTKLFRRELVEKHGLRFPEDMPVGSDQPFTIEACVRARKISVISDYTCYYAVKRGDASNITYRANHLARLRCVQRIMEHTAALIPAGARRDAVFKRHFDWELTKLLQKDFPTLDADTRRQVCEGVGALVEAHFTDGLRDGTGVKRRVRFGLARSGAVDELTRAIADETEHGAPPFLLEGDRAFASYPGFRDAAVGLDERYYEVLGESVAGRLSAGTRLESADWEQEGTDFACVLRLRAGITGDTSSAVVALAQGAMPQSADKSGARKLPADAPRPERDGTLTAEAAKDGGTLLTARIPLALTRTKRGARLYVDVAGTPYEIPVRTEGQPMPLARRWGTHDPHRVAANTNAKGRLVITTAPLREPKPSVGARLRRTLSRSKRK comes from the coding sequence GTGACCACACCCGATGTCACGGTGGTCGTGGCCGTCTACAACACGATGCCCTACCTCACCGAGTGCCTCGACTCGCTGGTGGGCCAGAGCATCGGGCACGAGCGGCTCCAGGTCGTGGCGGTCGACGACGGTTCGACCGACGACAGCGGCAAGGAGCTCGACCGCTTCGCGCAGCGGTACCCGGACGTCTTCACCGTCGTCCACCAGCCGAACTCGGGCGGACCTGCCGCTCCGAGCAACCGCGCCCTCGACCTGGCGACCGGTCGCTTCGTGTACTTCATCGGCTCGGACGACCACCTCGGCGAAGAGGCGCTGGAGCGGATGGTCGCCTGCGCCGACGCCAACGGGTCCGACGTGGTCGTCGGCAAGATGGTCGGCACGAACGGGCGTTACGTCCACCAGAAGCTGTACACGGGCAACCGCGACGTCACCCTCGACGACTCCGCGCTGCCCTTCACCCTGGCCAACACCAAGCTCTTCCGCCGGGAACTGGTCGAGAAGCACGGGCTCCGCTTCCCCGAGGACATGCCGGTCGGCAGCGACCAGCCGTTCACCATCGAGGCGTGCGTCCGGGCCCGGAAGATCTCCGTGATCTCCGACTACACCTGTTACTACGCGGTCAAGCGCGGTGACGCGAGCAACATCACCTACCGGGCGAACCACCTGGCCCGGCTCCGGTGTGTCCAGCGGATCATGGAGCACACGGCCGCCCTGATCCCCGCCGGCGCGCGGCGTGACGCCGTGTTCAAGCGGCATTTCGACTGGGAGCTGACCAAGCTCCTGCAGAAGGACTTCCCCACGCTCGACGCCGACACCCGCCGTCAGGTGTGCGAAGGCGTCGGCGCCCTGGTGGAGGCCCACTTCACCGACGGTCTGCGCGACGGCACCGGGGTCAAGCGCCGGGTGCGCTTCGGCCTCGCCCGGAGCGGCGCCGTCGACGAGCTCACCCGCGCCATCGCGGATGAGACCGAGCACGGAGCACCGCCCTTCCTGCTGGAGGGCGACCGGGCCTTCGCCTCCTACCCCGGATTCCGCGACGCGGCCGTCGGCCTCGACGAGCGGTACTACGAGGTGCTCGGCGAGTCGGTGGCCGGCCGCCTCTCCGCCGGCACACGGCTGGAGTCGGCCGACTGGGAGCAGGAGGGCACGGACTTCGCCTGCGTCCTGCGGCTGCGCGCCGGTATCACCGGCGACACCTCCTCGGCCGTCGTCGCCCTCGCCCAGGGCGCCATGCCGCAGAGCGCGGACAAGTCCGGCGCGCGCAAGCTGCCCGCGGACGCCCCGCGCCCGGAGCGCGACGGCACGCTCACCGCCGAAGCGGCGAAGGACGGCGGCACCCTGCTGACCGCCCGGATCCCGCTGGCGCTCACCCGCACCAAGAGGGGGGCCCGCCTCTACGTGGACGTGGCGGGTACCCCGTACGAGATCCCGGTCCGCACCGAAGGGCAGCCGATGCCGCTGGCCCGCCGCTGGGGGACCCACGACCCCCACCGCGTGGCGGCGAACACCAACGCCAAGGGCCGGCTCGTGATCACGACGGCGCCCCTTCGGGAACCGAAGCCCAGCGTGGGCGCACGGCTGCGCCGCACGCTGTCCAGGTCGAAGAGGAAGTAA
- a CDS encoding nucleotide sugar dehydrogenase has protein sequence MNICVVALGKIGLPLAVQFAAKGHKVIGADVNEKVVELVNAATEPFPGEHDLDRLLKETVGAGLLSATTDTTAAVAASDAVVVVVPLFVDAEGTPDFGWMDSATKAIAAGLKPGTLVSYETTLPVGTTRTRWAPMLAEGSGLTPGEDFHLVFSPERVLTGRVFADLRRYPKLVGGIDEASAERGVAFYEAVLDFDEREDLPRPNGVWDLGTAEASELAKLAETTYRDVNIGLANQFARFAGQNGIDVKKVIEACNSQPYSHIHQPGIAVGGHCIPIYPRMYLWNDPEATVVRSAREANAAMPAYAVDLLAAAYGDLDGVGVLVLGAAYRGGVKETAFSGVFGVVEALKARGAVPFVSDPMYTPEELTALGLVPHDSHQAVTAAILQADHAEYRELAAADLPDVRVLVDGRRTTDPANWAGVRRVVIGG, from the coding sequence ATGAATATCTGTGTAGTCGCGCTCGGCAAGATCGGGCTTCCGCTCGCCGTGCAGTTCGCCGCCAAGGGCCACAAGGTCATCGGCGCGGACGTCAACGAGAAGGTCGTCGAACTCGTCAACGCGGCCACCGAGCCGTTCCCCGGTGAGCACGACCTCGACCGCCTGCTCAAGGAGACGGTCGGCGCCGGGCTGCTCTCCGCCACGACGGACACCACGGCAGCGGTCGCCGCTTCCGACGCCGTCGTGGTCGTCGTCCCGCTCTTCGTGGACGCCGAGGGCACCCCCGATTTCGGCTGGATGGACTCCGCCACCAAGGCCATCGCCGCCGGCCTGAAGCCCGGCACCCTGGTCAGCTACGAGACCACGCTGCCGGTCGGCACCACCCGTACCCGCTGGGCGCCGATGCTGGCCGAGGGCTCGGGTCTGACCCCCGGCGAGGACTTCCACCTGGTCTTCTCCCCGGAGCGGGTGCTCACCGGCCGGGTCTTCGCCGACCTGCGCCGCTACCCCAAGCTCGTCGGCGGCATCGACGAGGCGTCCGCCGAGCGCGGCGTCGCCTTCTACGAGGCCGTCCTCGACTTCGACGAGCGCGAGGACCTGCCCCGCCCCAACGGCGTCTGGGACCTCGGCACGGCGGAGGCCTCCGAGCTGGCGAAGCTCGCCGAGACCACCTACCGCGACGTCAACATCGGCCTGGCCAACCAGTTCGCCCGCTTCGCCGGCCAGAACGGCATCGACGTCAAGAAGGTCATCGAGGCCTGCAACAGCCAGCCCTACAGCCACATCCACCAGCCCGGCATCGCCGTCGGCGGCCACTGCATCCCGATCTACCCGCGGATGTACCTGTGGAACGACCCGGAGGCGACCGTCGTGCGCTCGGCCCGCGAGGCCAACGCCGCGATGCCCGCGTACGCCGTCGACCTGCTGGCCGCCGCCTACGGCGACCTGGACGGCGTCGGGGTCCTGGTGCTCGGCGCGGCCTACCGCGGCGGCGTCAAGGAGACCGCGTTCTCCGGCGTCTTCGGCGTCGTCGAGGCCCTGAAGGCGCGGGGCGCCGTGCCCTTCGTCTCGGACCCGATGTACACCCCCGAGGAGCTGACCGCCCTCGGCCTCGTTCCGCACGACAGCCACCAGGCCGTCACCGCCGCGATCCTCCAGGCCGACCACGCCGAGTACCGCGAGCTGGCCGCCGCCGACCTCCCGGACGTTCGCGTCCTGGTCGACGGGCGCCGCACCACGGACCCGGCGAACTGGGCGGGCGTACGCCGCGTCGTCATCGGCGGGTGA